The genomic region GGATAATCGCCCAGGCCGAGACGGCGCAGGCCCTCCGCGAGGCCGTAGCCGTGATTGGGGCCTTGATGCAAGAGGAGCAGGAGCGCCGGCTCGATGAAGCGCCGGATGCGTCGGGGACGGATGCCGCCGGCGAACGGGCCTCCCCACGGACCGCGAAAGCCTCTTCCATGCATGCCGGATGTCCTTCTGCCTGTATATGTACGGAGCTGACACCGGCCATTATAAGGCCGGCCGGCGAAAAGTCAAGCCGGCCGGCGCGGGTCGAGCCTGTTCCGCGCGGATGGCGGCCCGCGCTATCCCTTGACGGCGCCGACAGTGATGCCCTTGACGAAGTAGTCCTGGAACAGGAGGAAGATGGCCAGCATGGGGATGAAGGCCAGGGTGGCGCCGGCCATTCCCACGCCGATGTCAATGGTGGCCCAGCCGGCAACCAGCTTGGACACCCCGACCGGCAGGGTGAGCATGGTCTGCTTGTTGGTCACCACCAACTGCCAGATGTAGTCGTTCCAGCCGAACATGAAGGCGAAGATGGCCAGCGCGCCCACTGCCGGCTTGGTCAGCGGCAGGACCACATGCCAGAACACACCGAACTCCGATGCGCCGTCAATCTTGGCGGCATCCAGCAGGTCGTTCGGGATGCCCTGCATGAACTGCTTGACCAGGAAGATGCCGAAGGGGTAGGCCGCATACGGGATGATCAGCGCGAAGTAGGTGTCGAACCACTTCAGGTCGCGCATCATGATGAACAGCGGGATGAGGGAGATCTGCTTCGGGAGCATCATGGTCAACAACAGGAGCCAGAACAAGAGGTTCTGTCCCGGGAAGCGCTTTTTGCCGAAGGCGTAGCCGGCGAGTGTGCTTGTGATCACTCCCAGCAGTGCCACGCCCGAAGCGGCGATGAACGAGTTCAACAGCCAACGCAGGGTCGGCATGCCGACCAGCAGTTTCTCCCAGTTTTTCAGGGTCGGATGGGCGGGGAACAGCTCCGGCGGGTAGGCGATGGCATCATGCTGGATCTTGAACGAGCCGGTGATCATCCAGTAGATAGGCATGAGAGAGAGCAGTGAACCCACAAAGACCGCCAGCACGGCCAGCCACCACAAGAGACGTGTCAGGCGGGCGCTCCAGATAGCTTTCTGCAGTTGCAGGCGTTCGGCCTCGGCCTGGGAGACGGTGAAATCTGCCATCTCAGTATTCCACCTCCTGCCCCAGGAATTTGAACTGGAAGTAAGCGATAGAGCCGACGATGAGGAGGAGCACTACGCCCATCGCCGCGCCGTAGCCGTACTTGTAGAACACAAAGGCGTTTTCGTAAATGCGGTAGACGATGGTCTGCGTGGCGTTGGCCGGCCCGCCCAGGGTCATCAACAGCACCACCACGAACACCTGGAAGACATTAATGGTAGTGGTCACGAGCACGAACAGCGTGGTGGGCCGCAGGAGGGGCAGGGTGATCTTCCAGAATATCTGCCAGCCGCTGGCGCCGTCAATTTTGGCCGCGTCGTACAGCTCTTCCGAGATGTTCCCCAGCGCGGCCAGGAACAGGATCAGCGGCTGTCCGATGCTCCAACTGATGACCACCATGGCCAGAGAGAGCAAGGCGGTCTCCGTTTGCGCCAGCCAGCCGATCTTGGGGATGCCCAGCAGTTTGTAGAATCCGGCTAGCTCCAGCAGGTAGTTCAGCAGGCCGAAATCGCGGTTGAA from Anaerolineae bacterium harbors:
- a CDS encoding carbohydrate ABC transporter permease; translation: MADFTVSQAEAERLQLQKAIWSARLTRLLWWLAVLAVFVGSLLSLMPIYWMITGSFKIQHDAIAYPPELFPAHPTLKNWEKLLVGMPTLRWLLNSFIAASGVALLGVITSTLAGYAFGKKRFPGQNLLFWLLLLTMMLPKQISLIPLFIMMRDLKWFDTYFALIIPYAAYPFGIFLVKQFMQGIPNDLLDAAKIDGASEFGVFWHVVLPLTKPAVGALAIFAFMFGWNDYIWQLVVTNKQTMLTLPVGVSKLVAGWATIDIGVGMAGATLAFIPMLAIFLLFQDYFVKGITVGAVKG
- a CDS encoding sugar ABC transporter permease, producing the protein MTVLAAYPERRRTWWQKIWDARAAYLFILPAYIPFIVFVLYPLINGLRLSFYEAGVNKAKWRFIGFDNFVRLFTRDDVFIIALKNTFLFVLIVVPVVVVISIFLAVIVFPLPRAAQSFVRMSFYMPVVSGGVVLAMVWIWIFNRDFGLLNYLLELAGFYKLLGIPKIGWLAQTETALLSLAMVVISWSIGQPLILFLAALGNISEELYDAAKIDGASGWQIFWKITLPLLRPTTLFVLVTTTINVFQVFVVVLLMTLGGPANATQTIVYRIYENAFVFYKYGYGAAMGVVLLLIVGSIAYFQFKFLGQEVEY